In a single window of the Mesorhizobium shangrilense genome:
- a CDS encoding ABC transporter permease has translation MLLETIRLALRSVRRNALRSFLTLLGIVIGVAAVIAMITIGSGTTEKVKGDISKLGSNLLVVRAGRPPVPGSGPTAPVRPLEDRDVEALVARVAGVRAASPVSQKTVRVVYGTESLTVSVTGTDSAYLEARNWKVVSGRAFTDSEVRAGVASCLLGETVRRQFFGVGDPEGSTIRVGRMSCKVIGLLESKGFSGFGQDQDNVVLMPLKTFQRRITGKRDIETIYVAAEDSTPTSVLQTRVEDMLRETHRIPPDREDDFSVRDMTQIADAMASATTTMTGMLGALAGVSLLVGGIGIMNIMLVSVTERTREIGIRLAIGAHERHILVQFLVEATVLSLLGGLIGIAIGLALAAAASIALDIPFAPSLPVILMAVGFSGLIGMVFGFFPALRGARLDPIEALRHE, from the coding sequence ATGCTCCTGGAGACCATCCGCCTCGCCCTCCGCTCCGTACGCCGCAACGCGCTCCGCTCGTTTCTCACGCTTCTCGGCATCGTCATCGGCGTCGCCGCGGTCATCGCCATGATCACCATCGGCAGCGGCACGACCGAGAAGGTGAAGGGCGACATTTCCAAGCTCGGCAGCAACCTGCTGGTGGTGCGCGCCGGCCGGCCGCCGGTTCCGGGGTCGGGGCCGACCGCTCCCGTCCGGCCGCTCGAGGACAGGGATGTCGAGGCGCTGGTCGCACGGGTCGCCGGCGTGCGCGCGGCCTCCCCTGTCTCTCAGAAGACAGTCAGGGTGGTCTACGGCACGGAGAGCCTCACGGTTTCGGTCACCGGTACCGACAGCGCCTATCTGGAAGCGCGCAACTGGAAGGTGGTCTCCGGACGCGCCTTCACCGACTCCGAGGTCCGCGCCGGCGTCGCCAGTTGCCTTCTCGGCGAAACCGTGCGCCGGCAGTTCTTCGGCGTCGGCGACCCGGAAGGCTCGACGATCCGGGTGGGCCGCATGAGCTGCAAGGTCATCGGCCTGCTCGAATCCAAGGGTTTTTCGGGCTTCGGCCAGGATCAGGACAATGTCGTGCTGATGCCGCTCAAGACCTTCCAGCGGCGCATCACCGGCAAGCGCGACATCGAGACCATTTACGTGGCGGCCGAGGACAGTACGCCGACTTCCGTGCTGCAGACCCGCGTCGAGGACATGTTGCGCGAGACGCACCGCATCCCGCCCGATCGCGAGGACGACTTTTCGGTGCGCGACATGACGCAGATCGCCGACGCCATGGCCAGCGCGACGACGACCATGACCGGCATGCTCGGTGCGCTTGCGGGCGTGAGCCTGCTGGTCGGCGGCATCGGCATCATGAACATCATGCTGGTGTCGGTGACGGAGCGGACCCGCGAGATCGGCATCCGGCTGGCGATCGGCGCCCATGAGCGGCACATCCTGGTCCAGTTCCTGGTGGAAGCAACGGTTCTCTCGCTGCTCGGCGGCCTGATCGGCATTGCGATCGGCCTGGCGCTCGCCGCGGCCGCGTCGATTGCGCTCGACATCCCCTTCGCGCCGAGCCTGCCGGTCATCCTGATGGCCGTCGGCTTCTCGGGCCTCATCGGCATGGTGTTCGGCTTCTTCCCCGCACTGCGCGGCGCCCGCCTCGACCCGATCGAGGCGCTGCGGCACGAGTAA
- a CDS encoding ABC transporter ATP-binding protein: MTPPLIAFDKVWKTYGHGEAQVHALAGVDLSIRRGEFVAIMGPSGSGKSTAMNIIGCLDTPTSGRYGFDTVDAGRLDRDRRAALRNLYIGFVFQGYNLLPRTTAVENVELPLIYRGVPSSERRELALKALREVGLGGRERHTPAELSGGQQQRVAIARAIVSRPTLLVADEPTGNLDTARSHEIMQLLTGLNRQLGLTVVMVTHEADIAAYAQRTVAFLDGRVASDTLNLEAA; this comes from the coding sequence TTGACGCCGCCCCTCATCGCCTTCGACAAGGTCTGGAAGACCTACGGCCATGGCGAGGCGCAGGTGCATGCACTGGCCGGCGTCGACCTGTCGATCCGCCGCGGAGAATTCGTCGCCATCATGGGACCGTCCGGCTCCGGCAAGTCCACGGCGATGAACATCATCGGCTGCCTCGATACGCCGACATCCGGCCGTTATGGCTTCGACACCGTCGACGCCGGACGTCTCGACCGGGACCGTCGCGCCGCGCTGCGCAACCTCTACATCGGTTTCGTATTTCAGGGCTACAATCTCTTGCCGCGCACCACCGCGGTGGAAAATGTCGAGCTCCCGCTCATCTATCGCGGCGTCCCCTCCTCCGAGCGCCGCGAACTGGCGCTGAAGGCTCTGCGCGAGGTCGGGCTCGGCGGCCGTGAACGCCACACGCCGGCCGAGTTGTCCGGCGGACAGCAGCAGCGCGTCGCCATCGCCCGCGCCATCGTCAGCCGCCCTACCCTCCTGGTCGCCGACGAGCCGACGGGCAATCTCGACACCGCCCGCAGCCACGAGATCATGCAACTGCTGACCGGCCTCAACCGGCAACTCGGCCTCACCGTCGTGATGGTCACGCACGAGGCGGATATTGCCGCCTACGCCCAGCGCACCGTCGCCTTCCTCGATGGGCGGGTGGCCTCCGACACACTCAACCTGGAAGCGGCGTGA
- a CDS encoding efflux RND transporter periplasmic adaptor subunit codes for MDQLVNRPQPETVPPMEIALGLDAAGVSRRRRRRLLTVLLAIAIAAGGAFAAWYWLSRPSARLVFQTAPAATGNLTVEVTATGNLQPLIQVDISSELSGVVRSVLVNDNQQVKKGDVLAVLDTTRLAAQVEGAIASAASARAQVKQAKATLKETEQVLLRIQQLVTRGTATDQAAETALAARDRAAASVDVAEANVQIAEAQLKLQEADLAKSSIYAPIDGVVLKRDVDPGQTVASSLQAPVLFVIAADLRRMELKAAIDEADIGMVAPGQSAKFTVDAFSGRTFDADIRDIAFASVTTDGVVTYDARLDVDNEELLLRPGMTATVDVVTREAKDVITVPSAAFRFRPPVADERGGWSLTNLFMPRMPRGARPPQRTAPADGSRTIYLLEDGRPKSVRVKTGSTDGERTEIVSGLEEGAPVIVGFSEAPG; via the coding sequence ATCGACCAGCTTGTCAATCGGCCACAGCCGGAAACTGTTCCGCCGATGGAAATCGCGCTGGGGCTGGACGCCGCCGGCGTCAGTCGCCGCAGACGCAGGCGCCTCCTGACCGTGCTGTTGGCAATCGCGATTGCCGCCGGCGGCGCATTCGCCGCATGGTACTGGCTGTCCCGCCCGTCCGCCCGTCTCGTGTTCCAGACCGCGCCGGCCGCGACGGGCAACCTCACCGTCGAGGTCACCGCCACCGGCAACCTCCAGCCCCTCATCCAGGTCGACATCTCCAGCGAACTGTCCGGTGTCGTCCGCTCCGTGCTGGTCAATGACAACCAGCAGGTGAAGAAGGGTGACGTCCTGGCTGTGCTCGACACGACCCGCCTCGCCGCGCAGGTCGAAGGCGCGATCGCATCGGCGGCCTCGGCGCGCGCCCAGGTTAAGCAGGCCAAGGCCACGCTGAAGGAGACCGAGCAGGTCCTGCTCCGCATCCAGCAGCTCGTTACGCGCGGCACGGCGACCGATCAGGCGGCGGAAACGGCGCTCGCGGCGCGTGATCGCGCCGCAGCGTCGGTTGATGTCGCCGAAGCCAACGTGCAGATCGCCGAGGCGCAGTTGAAGCTGCAGGAGGCCGATCTCGCCAAGAGCAGCATCTATGCGCCGATCGACGGCGTCGTGCTCAAGCGCGACGTCGATCCAGGGCAGACGGTCGCCTCGTCGCTGCAGGCGCCGGTTCTCTTCGTGATCGCAGCTGATCTCCGCCGGATGGAGCTGAAGGCGGCGATCGATGAGGCCGACATCGGCATGGTCGCGCCGGGCCAGTCGGCGAAATTCACGGTCGATGCGTTTTCCGGGCGCACCTTCGACGCCGATATCCGCGACATCGCCTTCGCTTCCGTCACCACGGACGGGGTCGTCACCTACGACGCCAGGCTCGACGTCGACAACGAGGAGCTGCTGCTCAGGCCCGGCATGACTGCGACGGTGGACGTCGTCACGCGCGAGGCGAAGGACGTCATCACCGTGCCGTCCGCGGCGTTCCGCTTCCGGCCGCCGGTCGCGGACGAGCGCGGCGGCTGGAGCCTGACCAACCTCTTCATGCCGCGCATGCCGCGAGGCGCACGCCCCCCGCAGCGCACCGCCCCGGCCGACGGATCGCGAACCATCTACCTGCTGGAGGACGGCCGGCCGAAGTCCGTGCGCGTGAAGACGGGTTCGACGGACGGCGAGCGCACCGAGATCGTTTCCGGTCTTGAGGAAGGTGCGCCGGTCATCGTCGGCTTCAGCGAGGCGCCGGGTTGA
- a CDS encoding PhzF family phenazine biosynthesis protein — protein MSKRKYLVYDVFTDRAFAGNPLAIVLDSVGLDDHAMQEIAQEFNLSETVFVLAPPGGARTPIRIFTPAHELPFAGHPTAGTAIALADLGASAEVGDDGAVLLVLEEKIGPIRCLVTREAHGAFAEFGLARLPAQAPFEISREGAAAALGLDPQDVGFENHVVSAWSAGVPYVCVPVRNLDAAARARLDTRLWTEMVGTRGDAATPAAYVYCRETEQHLSTFHARMFAGHLGTREDPATGSAAAALAGAIVHFDQPVDGTTECWIEQGLEMGRPSNIRLELDVGNGALSAARIGGYAVKVAEGVILR, from the coding sequence ATGTCGAAGCGCAAATATCTAGTCTACGACGTGTTCACCGATCGGGCGTTCGCCGGCAATCCCCTCGCCATCGTGCTCGACTCGGTCGGGCTCGACGATCACGCGATGCAGGAGATCGCGCAGGAGTTCAACCTTTCTGAGACGGTTTTCGTGCTTGCCCCGCCCGGCGGCGCGCGTACGCCGATTCGTATCTTCACGCCGGCCCATGAACTGCCCTTCGCCGGCCATCCGACCGCCGGAACCGCGATCGCGCTCGCTGATCTGGGCGCATCGGCTGAAGTGGGCGACGACGGCGCGGTCCTGCTTGTGCTGGAGGAGAAGATCGGCCCGATCCGCTGTCTGGTCACGCGCGAGGCGCACGGGGCGTTCGCCGAGTTCGGCCTTGCCCGTCTGCCGGCACAGGCGCCTTTCGAGATCAGCCGCGAGGGGGCGGCGGCAGCCCTCGGTCTCGACCCGCAGGACGTCGGATTCGAGAACCACGTGGTCAGCGCGTGGAGCGCGGGCGTGCCCTATGTGTGCGTGCCGGTGCGCAATCTCGACGCGGCGGCGCGCGCGAGGCTCGACACACGCCTGTGGACGGAGATGGTGGGGACGCGCGGCGACGCGGCGACGCCGGCCGCCTACGTCTACTGCCGCGAGACCGAGCAGCACCTGAGCACGTTCCACGCGCGCATGTTCGCCGGCCACCTGGGCACGCGGGAAGACCCTGCGACGGGGTCGGCCGCGGCGGCCCTGGCAGGCGCGATCGTGCATTTCGACCAGCCGGTCGATGGCACGACCGAATGCTGGATCGAGCAGGGCCTCGAGATGGGCCGGCCATCCAACATCAGGCTCGAACTCGACGTCGGGAACGGCGCGCTGTCTGCAGCGCGGATCGGGGGCTACGCCGTGAAGGTGGCCGAAGGCGTCATCCTTCGATGA
- a CDS encoding matrixin family metalloprotease: MAFKWGPTLVAGTSGGVVTWSLALTAGQFYSFDAAIGFDQYQQMIRNAFAQWEAVADIDFVEVADSPAVGIRFGWDTIDGVGGAVAEAQVHYSMIGTTLLSASAEIRFDSAEFWYPQQASAAQQFYAVALHEIGHAIGLGHSNNPDSIMYPVALASALSAEDIALAQQLYGPADGLGPWKAPDIEVVAATYQFFTGAAPGEAGFRYLIDSPGNASDLNDAYYAVFNQENRFINFANNLGAFGVGADAFDAAYGGLSFNQAVAEAYDEIVGIAAAEAAGIDVAAALAFFQGSIGFYTAVALERVTPSGVPLDEATKLVMIGSVLHESMKADVGLYAGAVNDFVAAYQAGQPVPYGADLIGLIA; the protein is encoded by the coding sequence ATGGCTTTCAAGTGGGGTCCAACCCTCGTTGCGGGCACGTCCGGCGGCGTGGTGACCTGGAGTCTCGCCCTCACCGCCGGGCAGTTCTATTCCTTCGACGCTGCGATCGGCTTCGACCAGTACCAGCAGATGATCCGGAACGCGTTTGCCCAATGGGAAGCGGTTGCGGACATCGATTTCGTCGAGGTCGCCGATTCCCCTGCCGTCGGCATTCGCTTCGGCTGGGACACCATTGACGGCGTCGGCGGCGCCGTCGCCGAGGCGCAGGTGCACTATTCGATGATCGGGACGACGCTGCTGAGCGCCAGCGCCGAGATCCGGTTCGACTCTGCCGAATTCTGGTATCCGCAGCAGGCCTCGGCCGCTCAACAGTTTTATGCGGTCGCCCTGCACGAGATCGGTCACGCGATCGGCCTCGGCCACAGCAACAACCCCGATTCCATCATGTATCCGGTCGCCCTGGCGAGTGCGCTATCGGCCGAAGATATCGCTCTTGCCCAACAGCTCTACGGGCCGGCGGATGGTCTGGGTCCCTGGAAGGCGCCGGACATCGAGGTGGTGGCAGCGACCTACCAGTTCTTCACCGGAGCGGCGCCAGGCGAGGCCGGCTTCCGCTATCTGATCGATTCGCCGGGGAACGCCAGCGATCTCAACGACGCCTACTATGCGGTCTTCAACCAGGAGAACCGCTTCATCAACTTCGCCAACAATCTCGGCGCGTTCGGGGTCGGCGCGGACGCCTTCGACGCCGCCTATGGTGGGCTGAGCTTCAACCAGGCGGTGGCCGAGGCCTATGACGAGATCGTCGGCATCGCCGCGGCCGAGGCGGCCGGCATCGACGTCGCCGCCGCACTCGCCTTCTTCCAGGGTTCCATCGGCTTCTACACGGCGGTGGCGCTGGAGCGGGTGACGCCGTCCGGCGTCCCGCTCGACGAGGCGACCAAGCTCGTCATGATCGGCTCGGTGCTCCACGAATCCATGAAGGCCGACGTCGGCCTCTATGCCGGGGCCGTCAACGATTTCGTGGCGGCCTACCAGGCCGGCCAGCCAGTCCCCTACGGTGCCGACCTCATCGGCCTCATCGCATGA
- a CDS encoding glycine zipper domain-containing protein, with translation MRNLIVAAVVALTVAGCSQTERGAAIGGLGGAAVGAAVAGDAAEGAVVGGLIGATAGALIGNANEPGKCYYRGRDGRRYIANC, from the coding sequence ATGAGAAATTTGATAGTTGCTGCCGTAGTCGCCCTCACGGTCGCTGGCTGCAGCCAGACCGAGAGGGGCGCTGCCATCGGCGGTCTTGGCGGCGCGGCGGTTGGCGCAGCGGTCGCCGGTGACGCGGCCGAAGGCGCCGTCGTAGGCGGCCTGATCGGCGCAACCGCAGGCGCTCTGATCGGCAACGCCAACGAGCCCGGCAAGTGCTATTACCGCGGCCGCGACGGTCGCCGCTACATCGCCAACTGCTGA
- a CDS encoding tetratricopeptide repeat protein yields the protein MDRKLSAILAADVVGYSTLMERDEAGTFERLRAGRKELFEPEIARHHGQIFKLMGDGMLAEFGSVVDAVECAVSLQRGLSERNASLSETEQILVRIGINLGEMIVEGNDRYGEGVNIAARLQQLAEPGGICVSGKVAKEVERKLAFAFEAMGEQRIKNIAEPVQAYRVLLNPAVAGKTLHVRRQPRAWRFPAAAAVLVLALGLAAAWWQPWERPAVQAGDMRPSLAVLPFENLSDDKEQEYLANGFTEDLTTELARLPGVFVVSHNAAFAYKDKNPKPEEIAAALGVRYLLEGSIRRVGDDMRINAQLIDSLTLGHLWAERFDGRWADVFALQDRVVSSIAGALELRLVRGAPAARAGGTNNPEAYDVYLKGMDIYNRINTPQEFAHAVKYFQRAVQIDPDFGAAHAQLAWAYWNADITRAVVMGLSWAEAYGKIHETLEASSKHPSTSYYQLVAELMVREHNSDEAVSVLLKSVALDPSDPWNYLNLANALNFNGRPKEALTYLEAAARVDPNSWMDYRLYQAGLAEFSQENFEGAVRTIEKMDLESPDPRVKFYALQVLISALGHLGRTDRAAVALETFRKVVARRMEYEPSQLITQDYMVFKNTTDIERLLAGLTRAGVPDLPALAAAGMKSSDRLTGAAIRSLLFGYEMRGKSALNQFLPMQATISADGALKETVGAKTRFGTTWVQDDFICKSFPGELTSCGAIFRNVFKTPGRDEEYKAVYRWEQFEFSVVK from the coding sequence ATGGACCGCAAGCTTTCCGCGATTCTAGCCGCAGACGTAGTTGGCTATTCGACGCTGATGGAGCGCGACGAGGCCGGTACGTTCGAGCGCCTTCGTGCCGGGCGCAAGGAACTGTTCGAACCCGAAATTGCACGCCACCACGGCCAGATCTTCAAGCTGATGGGCGACGGGATGCTGGCGGAATTCGGCAGTGTCGTCGATGCCGTCGAATGCGCAGTGTCACTGCAGCGCGGCCTGTCGGAGCGCAACGCCTCGCTTTCCGAAACGGAACAGATCCTGGTGCGGATCGGTATCAACCTCGGCGAGATGATCGTCGAAGGTAACGACCGGTATGGCGAAGGGGTCAATATCGCGGCCAGACTTCAGCAACTGGCGGAACCGGGCGGCATCTGCGTCTCGGGAAAAGTGGCCAAGGAGGTAGAGAGGAAGCTGGCGTTCGCCTTTGAGGCAATGGGCGAACAGAGGATTAAGAATATCGCCGAACCGGTTCAGGCGTATCGTGTACTGCTAAATCCCGCGGTCGCGGGCAAGACCCTCCATGTCCGCCGCCAACCGCGCGCCTGGCGCTTTCCCGCCGCCGCGGCTGTTCTCGTCCTGGCTCTCGGCCTTGCCGCAGCATGGTGGCAGCCGTGGGAGAGGCCCGCCGTTCAGGCGGGCGACATGCGGCCGTCTCTTGCCGTCCTGCCCTTCGAGAATCTCAGCGACGACAAAGAACAGGAATATCTCGCCAACGGCTTCACCGAGGACCTGACGACCGAACTGGCGCGCTTACCGGGTGTTTTCGTCGTCTCCCACAACGCGGCCTTCGCCTACAAGGACAAGAACCCGAAGCCGGAGGAGATCGCAGCGGCGTTGGGCGTCCGGTACCTGCTAGAGGGCTCGATTCGCCGCGTCGGCGACGACATGCGCATCAATGCGCAACTGATCGACAGCTTGACGTTGGGGCATCTCTGGGCGGAGCGTTTCGACGGCCGGTGGGCGGACGTATTCGCGCTGCAGGACAGGGTTGTCAGCAGCATCGCGGGCGCGCTCGAGCTTCGCCTTGTGCGCGGCGCGCCGGCGGCCCGTGCGGGAGGCACGAACAATCCCGAGGCTTATGACGTCTATCTCAAGGGAATGGACATCTATAACCGTATCAACACCCCCCAGGAATTTGCACATGCTGTGAAGTATTTTCAGCGAGCGGTGCAGATCGATCCGGATTTCGGCGCGGCCCACGCACAGCTCGCCTGGGCCTATTGGAATGCCGATATTACGCGTGCGGTGGTTATGGGGCTTTCGTGGGCCGAGGCCTACGGCAAGATCCATGAAACGCTCGAGGCGTCGTCGAAGCATCCTTCCACGAGCTACTATCAGCTCGTCGCCGAGTTAATGGTCCGTGAGCACAATTCGGACGAAGCTGTCAGCGTGCTTCTGAAATCGGTGGCACTCGATCCCAGCGATCCCTGGAACTATCTCAACCTAGCCAACGCCCTCAACTTCAACGGCAGGCCAAAAGAAGCGCTGACCTATTTGGAGGCGGCCGCGCGCGTCGATCCGAACTCGTGGATGGACTACAGGCTCTACCAGGCCGGACTGGCCGAGTTCAGCCAGGAGAATTTCGAAGGCGCCGTTCGCACTATCGAAAAGATGGACTTGGAATCACCCGATCCACGGGTGAAATTTTATGCCCTGCAAGTCCTTATTTCGGCCCTTGGGCATCTGGGGCGCACCGACCGGGCCGCGGTCGCCCTGGAGACGTTCAGGAAGGTTGTTGCGCGGAGAATGGAATACGAGCCGAGCCAGTTGATCACCCAAGACTACATGGTGTTCAAGAATACGACCGATATCGAACGCCTTTTGGCCGGCTTGACCAGGGCAGGCGTGCCCGATCTGCCCGCCTTGGCAGCGGCGGGCATGAAATCGAGCGATCGGCTTACGGGGGCGGCAATCAGATCACTTCTGTTCGGCTACGAGATGCGGGGGAAGTCGGCGCTTAACCAATTCTTGCCTATGCAGGCCACGATCTCGGCCGACGGCGCCCTTAAAGAGACTGTCGGTGCCAAGACCCGCTTTGGAACAACATGGGTGCAGGACGACTTCATATGCAAGTCATTCCCCGGAGAACTGACGAGCTGCGGAGCGATTTTTCGCAACGTGTTCAAGACGCCCGGGCGCGACGAGGAATACAAGGCCGTCTACCGCTGGGAACAATTCGAGTTTTCGGTCGTCAAGTGA
- a CDS encoding DUF1698 domain-containing protein, which produces MRRADQLSLDEIDTLYRSVLARPIDAQARTYYGDRAGSPATRREILHALAGSPEFAALPEDARVAARGRHPEIAEFERHGAIHWFHSMEFPDGGRTSGIKPLATLKREAEAIFRHGVGGKSVLDIGAWDGFFSFEAERRGASRVLSTDWFCWGGPGWGTKAGYDHAHRRLSSRCESLEVDLFGLNPQAHGTFDVVLFLGVLYHLKDPLGGLEWAAAMSHDRIVVETATSLNRQKAPAMRFLPSGSLNGDPTNFFAPNVACIVAMLRDAGFARFEALRNPVIPMLRGAVADLRGGNSRHVVIAWR; this is translated from the coding sequence ATGAGGAGAGCCGACCAGCTGAGCCTGGACGAGATAGATACCCTCTACCGTTCCGTGCTCGCGCGTCCGATCGACGCCCAAGCCCGCACCTACTATGGAGATCGGGCAGGCTCCCCAGCCACCCGCCGGGAAATCCTTCACGCGCTCGCCGGCAGTCCCGAGTTCGCAGCGCTGCCTGAGGACGCGCGGGTGGCGGCACGCGGCCGCCATCCCGAGATCGCCGAATTCGAACGGCACGGCGCCATCCACTGGTTTCACTCGATGGAGTTCCCGGACGGCGGCCGCACGAGCGGCATCAAGCCCCTCGCCACCCTGAAGCGCGAGGCTGAGGCGATCTTCAGGCACGGCGTCGGCGGCAAGAGCGTCCTCGACATCGGCGCCTGGGACGGCTTCTTCTCCTTCGAGGCGGAACGGCGCGGCGCGAGCCGCGTGCTGTCGACGGACTGGTTTTGCTGGGGCGGGCCCGGCTGGGGAACGAAGGCCGGCTACGACCACGCGCACAGACGCCTCTCGTCGCGCTGCGAATCGCTCGAGGTCGATCTGTTCGGCCTCAACCCGCAGGCGCACGGAACCTTCGACGTCGTCCTCTTTCTGGGCGTGCTCTATCACCTGAAGGATCCGCTGGGCGGTCTTGAGTGGGCAGCCGCCATGTCGCACGACAGGATCGTCGTGGAAACCGCCACCAGCCTCAATCGCCAAAAGGCGCCGGCGATGCGGTTTCTTCCGTCGGGGTCGCTCAACGGCGATCCCACCAATTTCTTCGCGCCCAACGTCGCCTGCATCGTCGCCATGCTGCGGGATGCGGGCTTTGCGCGATTCGAAGCCCTGCGCAATCCGGTGATTCCGATGCTGAGGGGCGCTGTTGCGGACCTGCGCGGCGGCAATTCCCGTCACGTGGTGATCGCCTGGAGATAG
- a CDS encoding trypsin-like serine peptidase, translating into MARRIATTAGLAFALALGVQAASPATAAEGGPAAAIGRVNAGNGAYCTGALIADNIVVTAAHCLIDPRSRRWLRADSLHFLPGYHLGAYDHHARVAHYMVSPGYNAGEPTRNPADDWALLVLTDRLPPQTSPLEAAVVGAAAETVSEVMGYASHRKYALSTSSPCRTRLVGAMLMGECKAERGMSGAPLIQISTGDMIGIQVAAGRQNGRDVLVGVPAAGWQDVLRRLRTPEIRGQGSGRLQ; encoded by the coding sequence ATGGCACGACGCATCGCAACGACCGCCGGGCTGGCATTCGCCCTCGCGCTTGGCGTTCAAGCGGCCTCGCCGGCCACGGCTGCCGAGGGCGGACCCGCGGCGGCGATAGGCCGGGTCAATGCAGGCAACGGCGCGTACTGCACGGGAGCGTTGATTGCCGACAACATCGTCGTCACCGCCGCTCATTGCCTGATCGACCCCCGCTCCAGGCGCTGGTTGCGCGCGGATTCGCTGCACTTCCTGCCGGGATATCACCTCGGCGCCTATGACCATCATGCGCGTGTGGCCCATTACATGGTCAGTCCCGGTTACAATGCCGGCGAGCCGACCAGGAACCCGGCCGACGATTGGGCGCTGCTCGTGCTCACCGACAGGTTGCCGCCACAAACTTCGCCCCTGGAGGCGGCGGTCGTTGGCGCGGCCGCTGAAACGGTCAGCGAGGTCATGGGCTATGCCTCGCATCGAAAATATGCCCTGTCGACTTCAAGCCCCTGCCGGACGCGTCTCGTCGGTGCTATGCTCATGGGCGAGTGCAAAGCGGAGAGGGGCATGTCCGGAGCACCGCTCATCCAGATCTCCACCGGAGACATGATCGGCATCCAGGTGGCTGCGGGTCGGCAGAACGGGCGCGACGTGCTCGTCGGCGTTCCCGCGGCCGGCTGGCAAGACGTGCTTCGTAGATTGCGCACACCGGAAATTCGTGGGCAAGGTTCCGGCCGGTTGCAGTAG